One window of Thalassovita mediterranea genomic DNA carries:
- a CDS encoding AI-2E family transporter, with protein sequence MSMRSGIVALWIIAIGVIIALLYLSRAILAPFALAVFLFLVMEGFTRLIRERVSFMSENASRAVSILGTLIGFGIFIGLLAQGISQFSDQAGEYEEKINTLIGDVYQTVNMGQAPTLTEILFDERGQRFFATIAGAMGDLSGDLVIILIYVAFLFLAQSAWSPKLDRIFKEDETRAQVRKVGHAARRGIETYLWTQTVISAMITVLTYITLVALGVENAIFLSGLIFVLNYIPTIGSIVAAFVPMLFALVQPEVPVWIPGGAQDGYVFAAIVFAAVSFWQFMIGNFVQPRIMGESLNISALVVLLSLAIWGAIWGIPGMFLSAPLTVLIMILCAQSETTRWISVLLSADGDPGGTLTGKPDSLAQNSAETTAN encoded by the coding sequence ATGAGCATGCGATCGGGCATCGTCGCCCTCTGGATCATTGCGATCGGCGTCATCATTGCGCTGCTTTATCTTTCGCGCGCCATCCTGGCGCCCTTCGCCCTGGCAGTGTTTCTCTTCCTCGTCATGGAGGGGTTCACACGCCTCATCCGTGAACGCGTCAGCTTCATGTCAGAGAATGCCAGCCGGGCCGTTTCCATACTCGGCACGCTGATCGGCTTTGGCATATTCATCGGCCTGCTCGCGCAAGGCATCTCCCAGTTCAGCGACCAGGCAGGTGAGTATGAGGAGAAGATCAACACGCTGATTGGCGATGTCTATCAGACCGTGAATATGGGGCAGGCGCCGACCCTTACCGAAATCCTTTTCGATGAGCGTGGCCAGCGCTTCTTTGCAACGATTGCGGGCGCGATGGGCGACCTGTCCGGCGACCTCGTAATCATTCTCATCTATGTCGCCTTCCTGTTTCTCGCCCAAAGCGCGTGGTCGCCGAAACTAGACAGGATCTTCAAGGAGGATGAGACGCGCGCGCAAGTTCGAAAGGTCGGCCATGCGGCGCGCCGCGGGATCGAAACCTATCTGTGGACGCAGACGGTTATCTCCGCGATGATTACGGTGCTCACCTATATCACGCTCGTCGCGCTCGGCGTTGAAAACGCGATCTTCCTGTCAGGTCTCATCTTCGTCCTGAACTATATCCCGACCATCGGCTCCATTGTCGCGGCATTCGTGCCCATGCTGTTCGCGCTCGTCCAGCCGGAGGTACCGGTATGGATCCCGGGCGGCGCGCAGGATGGCTATGTCTTCGCGGCCATCGTTTTTGCCGCCGTCAGTTTCTGGCAATTCATGATCGGCAATTTCGTACAGCCCCGCATCATGGGCGAGTCGCTCAATATCTCGGCGCTGGTCGTGCTTCTGTCGCTCGCTATCTGGGGCGCGATCTGGGGCATTCCGGGCATGTTCCTGTCTGCGCCGCTGACCGTTCTCATCATGATCCTGTGCGCCCAGTCAGAGACGACGCGGTGGATTTCAGTCCTCCTGTCGGCCGATGGTGATCCGGGAGGCACACTGACCGGAAAACCCGATAGTCTCGCGCAGAATTCTGCAGAGACGACTGCCAACTAG
- a CDS encoding phytase, with protein MTFRILLLAGAAAATLAACATDDVWVDDGIVAQPIAAAFETDPMTGMGDRADDPALWVHPSDVSKSLILGTNKDEGLHVYDLSGAELQFLDVGQVNNVDVRGNVAAASNDEFNTITMFSINADTGEVSHTGDVQTGKAEPYGICMGEVDDTVLIIPTYKDGSIQIWESTDAGVTLQRSLQVGQFGQLQLEGCVVDDAAGIAFIGEEEHGIWKLDLRQPESTPEIVDTIEAGNGLVADVEGLSLWVGEGTEGYLVASAQAADRFVVYDRAAPHAVRGIFTVTASEDGSVDAVSHTDGLHVSSTALPGYPRGIVIVQDDANPTPEVDQNFKIADWADVEAALGLTD; from the coding sequence ATGACTTTCCGTATCCTTCTGCTCGCCGGCGCAGCTGCTGCGACGCTTGCTGCCTGCGCAACCGATGATGTCTGGGTCGACGACGGCATCGTGGCCCAGCCCATTGCCGCCGCCTTTGAAACCGACCCGATGACCGGCATGGGCGACCGCGCCGACGACCCGGCGCTGTGGGTTCATCCATCTGACGTTTCGAAAAGCCTGATCCTCGGCACGAACAAGGATGAGGGCCTGCACGTCTATGACCTTTCGGGCGCTGAGCTTCAGTTCCTCGATGTCGGTCAGGTCAACAATGTCGATGTTCGCGGCAATGTGGCCGCCGCATCGAATGATGAGTTCAACACCATCACCATGTTCAGCATCAATGCCGACACCGGCGAGGTTTCTCACACCGGCGATGTGCAGACTGGCAAGGCAGAGCCTTACGGCATCTGTATGGGCGAGGTGGACGACACGGTGCTGATCATCCCGACCTACAAGGATGGCTCCATCCAGATCTGGGAGAGCACGGATGCTGGCGTCACGCTCCAGCGGAGCTTACAGGTTGGCCAGTTCGGCCAGCTGCAGCTTGAAGGCTGCGTGGTCGATGATGCTGCAGGTATCGCCTTCATCGGTGAGGAAGAGCACGGCATCTGGAAGCTGGACCTGCGCCAGCCAGAAAGCACACCTGAGATCGTCGATACGATCGAGGCCGGCAATGGCCTCGTCGCTGACGTCGAAGGGCTCTCGCTGTGGGTTGGAGAGGGCACGGAAGGCTATCTCGTCGCTTCGGCGCAGGCCGCTGATCGGTTCGTCGTCTATGACCGCGCGGCTCCGCATGCGGTACGCGGCATCTTCACGGTCACCGCCAGCGAGGATGGCAGCGTCGATGCGGTCAGCCACACCGACGGCCTGCATGTCTCCTCGACCGCCCTGCCCGGCTATCCGCGCGGGATCGTCATCGTTCAGGACGATGCGAATCCGACGCCAGAGGTCGACCAGAACTTCAAGATCGCAGACTGGGCTGACGTCGAAGCCGCTCTCGGCCTGACCGACTGA
- a CDS encoding redoxin domain-containing protein has product MTQIKPGQDAGPLSLNLINGTNWTLSEQDDKAHPWRMIVVYRGLHCPLCKKQLTELTGKLKDIAGKGISVVAATMEEKSRADKAHKEWKLDQLPIAYEIGEDFIEKFGLFTSSAINEDEPDVFAEPAMLVFKGTDYHMGWVQSVPFARPALDDVIDTIEFVERKDYPPRGTR; this is encoded by the coding sequence ATGACGCAGATCAAGCCCGGCCAGGACGCAGGCCCCCTTTCCCTCAACCTCATCAACGGCACGAACTGGACGCTGAGCGAGCAGGACGACAAGGCCCATCCGTGGCGGATGATCGTCGTCTATCGCGGCCTGCATTGCCCGCTCTGCAAGAAGCAGCTGACAGAGCTGACGGGCAAGCTGAAGGATATCGCCGGCAAGGGCATCAGCGTTGTCGCTGCGACGATGGAAGAAAAGTCGCGCGCAGACAAAGCGCACAAGGAATGGAAGCTGGACCAGCTGCCCATCGCCTATGAGATTGGCGAGGACTTCATCGAGAAGTTCGGCCTGTTCACCTCCAGCGCCATCAATGAGGATGAGCCTGACGTCTTCGCCGAACCCGCCATGCTGGTCTTCAAGGGCACCGACTATCATATGGGCTGGGTGCAATCGGTCCCGTTTGCCCGCCCCGCGCTCGATGATGTCATCGACACGATCGAGTTCGTCGAGAGGAAGGACTACCCGCCCCGCGGCACCCGCTAG
- a CDS encoding DUF853 domain-containing protein, producing the protein MGDSIYIGGGGENQNEAQRLLLKQANRHGIVAGATGTGKTVTLQIMAEGFSSEGVPVFCADVKGDLSGIAKSGSETFKLHEAFSSRASKIGFEDYSYHDVPAVFWDVFAEKGHAVRSTIAEMGPTLLSRLMDLSETQEGVLTVAFEYADDEGLLLLDLKDLQKLLIHLGDKEVREEVSLRYGNVATASLSAIQRNLLRLEREGAELFFGEPALDLSHIMRNADDGRGIVNVLDATRLINSPKLYSTFLLWLLSELFEQLPEVGDPDKPKLVFFFDEAHLLFKDAPKALVEKIEQVVRLIRSKGVGIYFVTQNPRDLPDSVLAQLGNRIQHALRAYTPTERKGVRAAAESFRPNPAFDTEEVITALGTGEALVSTLDAKSTPGVVQRTLIRPPSSQLGPITDEERAGIMSASPVARQYDKPADRESAYEILSAKEEAAARQAERLAEQEEKAKRELEKKKTRRRSSRRQSVGEAAMKTATRTIARDVARYVLRGILGGMKRR; encoded by the coding sequence ATGGGCGACAGCATCTATATTGGTGGCGGCGGCGAAAATCAGAATGAGGCCCAGCGCCTTCTGCTGAAGCAGGCGAACCGCCACGGTATCGTGGCTGGCGCGACCGGTACGGGCAAGACCGTCACCCTGCAGATCATGGCTGAAGGGTTTTCCAGTGAAGGCGTGCCCGTCTTCTGCGCCGATGTGAAGGGTGACCTGTCTGGCATCGCCAAGTCTGGCAGCGAGACCTTCAAGCTGCACGAGGCCTTCTCCTCCCGCGCCTCCAAGATCGGCTTCGAGGACTATAGCTATCACGATGTGCCAGCCGTCTTCTGGGACGTCTTCGCCGAGAAGGGCCATGCCGTCCGCTCCACGATCGCGGAGATGGGCCCGACGCTATTGTCTCGCCTCATGGACCTTAGCGAGACGCAGGAAGGTGTCCTGACCGTCGCGTTTGAATATGCCGATGATGAGGGCCTGCTTCTGCTGGACCTCAAAGACCTTCAGAAGCTGCTCATCCATCTTGGGGACAAGGAAGTGCGCGAAGAGGTCTCGCTTCGCTATGGCAATGTCGCGACAGCCTCGCTGAGCGCCATCCAGCGCAACCTGCTTCGGCTGGAGCGTGAGGGCGCGGAGCTGTTCTTTGGAGAGCCCGCCCTCGACCTCTCCCATATCATGCGCAACGCAGATGACGGGCGCGGCATCGTGAACGTGCTGGACGCAACGCGCCTCATCAATTCGCCGAAGCTCTATTCAACCTTCCTGCTCTGGCTCCTGTCTGAGCTGTTCGAGCAGCTTCCCGAAGTGGGCGACCCGGACAAGCCGAAGCTCGTCTTCTTCTTTGATGAGGCCCACCTCCTCTTCAAGGATGCGCCAAAGGCGCTGGTTGAGAAGATCGAGCAGGTCGTCCGCCTCATCCGATCCAAGGGCGTCGGCATCTATTTCGTGACGCAGAACCCGCGCGACCTGCCAGACAGTGTGCTCGCCCAGCTTGGCAACCGTATCCAGCATGCCCTGCGCGCCTACACACCGACCGAGAGAAAAGGTGTGCGCGCCGCCGCAGAAAGCTTCCGACCGAACCCCGCCTTCGACACAGAAGAAGTCATCACCGCGCTCGGAACTGGCGAAGCGCTCGTCTCGACGCTGGATGCGAAATCGACCCCAGGCGTGGTCCAGCGCACGCTGATCCGCCCGCCTTCCTCGCAGCTTGGTCCCATCACGGATGAAGAACGCGCAGGCATCATGTCGGCGAGCCCTGTGGCCCGCCAGTATGACAAGCCGGCTGATCGCGAGTCCGCCTATGAGATACTGAGCGCCAAGGAAGAAGCCGCCGCGCGGCAGGCAGAGCGTCTTGCCGAGCAGGAAGAAAAGGCGAAGCGTGAGCTTGAAAAGAAGAAGACGCGCAGGCGCTCTTCGCGCCGCCAATCGGTTGGCGAAGCAGCGATGAAGACGGCGACCCGCACCATAGCGAGAGACGTTGCACGCTATGTCCTGCGCGGCATTCTAGGCGGCATGAAAAGGCGCTGA
- a CDS encoding TonB-dependent receptor, translated as MKFRYSKLITTALVSAGIAQIAAADIVRGQVTDATGEAPLEGAIVRIEGLDRSTTTDRYGDYRFTNIPAGEYTLSVSYIGAAPVTETINVVDDTQVDIQLGGDVRYLDNVLVVGSAAAQAGAINQQRASNAIINVIDSDGLGNFPDTTVADSLARVPGLSIETDQGEGRYVSIRGINTDLISASINGVRTPSPEDRRGVLLDGVPSDLLDGIEVQKSLTPDVDADSLGGVINLTTISAFDRDGRFIRAKLEGAYNEISQELSPKATLTYSDVFGDQLGVAISLNYQDLRIETHNNEADEWAQLANGDYYLNDGYEHRWYGLNRERMGIVANFDWRLNETTDLYLRTLFNNYEDDEVRNVLQFRDLDDVADEDANGDDVVADGSQITRFTASLPLNEMGAEVRVRREVRQIQTVALGGQSIWGDWEADYELSYAYAEEDDSDNHDATFRYEDIQDDVPENATIDFFKPERPVWSGAAILDAIYDPANYNLDSYEREFTVNEDTEFAGQFNVSRDSLIGDTPVTWKAGLKVRDREKIRDVNILIYEDSSINLADYARDSFIDNWRLGNQQPTWPDPALTRSLRGAFGPGDLDEEGSFFDSNGEDYEIDEQIYAGYVMGTFNLGALTLVPGVRIEQSNIDLRGRVVLEDDLTASVTNFSNDYTNVLPSVNAKYEFNDRLIGRAAYYAAVVRPAFGEMAPFVFINDDRDEAEIGNPNLDALEANNFDLGIEFYPTQLSVLSAGVFYKDISNAIFPATFDIGDVPGNVDLSAIPAEYLNGDDTDAGEIGEVSTFINVGSSEIYGLELNYVQDLGDLAGALQGFLVSANLTLTESDATLPDGRDVRFLKQSDMIWNVALGYDRGPWDLRVSANYRGDYLDELVDANLDRTTDDRLLVEASAKYDVNDNLQIYLEGKNLTDEPEYYYFGDERRLSQYDEFGTTVVFGARLTY; from the coding sequence ATGAAATTCCGCTACAGCAAGCTTATTACGACCGCTCTGGTCAGCGCAGGCATCGCGCAGATCGCAGCAGCAGACATCGTGCGCGGTCAGGTGACCGACGCGACCGGCGAAGCGCCGCTCGAAGGCGCCATCGTGCGCATCGAGGGGCTCGACCGCTCCACCACGACGGATCGCTATGGCGACTACCGCTTCACCAACATCCCAGCCGGTGAGTACACGCTTTCGGTCAGCTATATCGGCGCGGCGCCAGTCACCGAGACGATCAATGTCGTCGACGACACACAGGTCGACATCCAGCTTGGCGGTGACGTGCGCTATCTCGACAACGTGCTCGTGGTTGGCTCTGCGGCTGCGCAGGCCGGCGCGATCAACCAGCAGCGCGCCTCGAATGCGATCATCAATGTGATCGACTCCGATGGTCTTGGTAACTTCCCTGACACGACGGTCGCTGACTCGCTGGCCCGCGTGCCTGGCCTCTCTATCGAGACCGACCAGGGCGAAGGCCGCTATGTCTCCATCCGCGGCATCAATACCGACCTCATCTCTGCCTCGATCAACGGCGTGCGGACCCCGTCACCAGAAGACCGCCGCGGCGTGCTTCTGGACGGTGTGCCATCTGACCTGCTCGACGGGATCGAAGTCCAGAAGTCGCTGACCCCTGATGTCGATGCAGACAGCCTTGGCGGTGTCATCAACCTTACCACCATTTCTGCCTTCGACCGCGATGGCCGCTTTATTCGCGCCAAGCTGGAAGGCGCGTATAATGAGATTTCGCAGGAGCTCTCGCCGAAAGCCACGCTGACCTATTCAGACGTGTTCGGTGACCAGCTCGGCGTTGCAATCTCGCTGAACTATCAGGACCTGCGTATCGAGACACATAACAATGAGGCCGATGAGTGGGCCCAGCTCGCCAATGGCGACTACTATCTCAATGACGGCTATGAGCATCGCTGGTACGGCCTCAACCGTGAGCGCATGGGCATCGTCGCCAATTTCGACTGGCGCCTCAATGAAACGACCGACCTCTACCTGCGTACCCTGTTCAACAATTACGAAGACGATGAAGTTCGCAACGTCCTCCAGTTCCGTGATCTGGACGATGTCGCTGACGAAGACGCCAATGGTGACGACGTCGTCGCTGACGGCTCGCAAATCACCCGTTTCACCGCATCGCTGCCGCTCAATGAGATGGGCGCAGAAGTCCGCGTGCGCCGTGAGGTTCGCCAGATCCAGACGGTCGCGCTTGGCGGCCAGTCCATCTGGGGCGACTGGGAAGCCGATTATGAGCTGTCCTACGCCTATGCCGAGGAAGACGACAGCGACAATCACGACGCGACCTTCCGCTATGAAGACATTCAGGACGATGTGCCGGAGAACGCGACCATCGACTTCTTCAAGCCAGAGCGCCCCGTCTGGTCCGGCGCGGCCATCCTCGACGCGATCTATGACCCGGCGAACTACAATCTCGATTCCTATGAGCGTGAGTTCACGGTCAATGAGGACACCGAGTTTGCGGGCCAGTTCAACGTCTCCCGCGACAGCCTGATCGGCGACACGCCTGTCACCTGGAAAGCGGGCCTCAAGGTTCGTGACCGCGAAAAGATCCGCGATGTGAACATCCTCATTTACGAGGACAGCTCGATCAACCTCGCCGACTATGCCCGCGACAGCTTCATCGACAATTGGCGTCTCGGCAATCAGCAGCCGACCTGGCCGGATCCGGCCCTCACCCGCTCGCTTCGCGGTGCCTTCGGCCCGGGTGACCTCGACGAGGAAGGCAGCTTCTTCGACTCCAATGGCGAAGACTATGAGATCGATGAGCAGATCTATGCTGGCTATGTCATGGGGACGTTCAACCTTGGCGCCCTGACGCTGGTGCCGGGCGTGCGTATCGAGCAGTCGAATATCGACCTTCGCGGCCGTGTCGTGCTGGAAGATGACCTCACCGCATCCGTCACGAACTTCAGCAATGACTATACCAACGTCCTGCCGAGCGTGAACGCGAAGTATGAATTCAATGACCGGCTGATCGGGCGCGCGGCCTATTATGCCGCCGTGGTCCGTCCGGCCTTCGGTGAGATGGCGCCGTTCGTGTTCATCAATGATGACCGCGACGAAGCAGAGATTGGCAATCCAAACCTCGACGCGCTCGAAGCGAACAACTTTGATCTGGGGATCGAGTTCTACCCGACCCAGCTGTCGGTTCTTTCTGCGGGCGTTTTCTACAAGGACATCTCGAACGCAATCTTCCCGGCGACCTTCGATATTGGCGACGTGCCCGGCAATGTGGACCTCTCTGCCATCCCGGCTGAGTACCTCAATGGCGACGATACGGATGCTGGCGAGATCGGTGAGGTCTCGACCTTCATCAATGTCGGCTCGAGCGAAATCTACGGCCTCGAGCTCAACTATGTGCAGGACCTTGGCGACCTCGCAGGTGCGCTTCAGGGCTTCCTCGTTTCGGCAAACCTGACGCTGACCGAGAGCGATGCGACGCTGCCGGATGGCCGCGATGTACGCTTTCTCAAGCAGTCGGACATGATCTGGAACGTCGCGCTCGGCTATGACCGCGGCCCTTGGGACCTTCGCGTCTCGGCGAACTATCGCGGTGATTATCTGGACGAGCTGGTCGATGCCAATCTGGACCGCACGACCGATGACCGTCTTCTGGTCGAGGCTTCCGCCAAGTATGACGTGAACGACAACCTCCAGATCTATCTGGAAGGCAAGAACCTCACCGATGAGCCGGAATACTATTATTTCGGCGACGAGCGCCGCCTCTCGCAATATGACGAGTTCGGCACGACAGTCGTCTTCGGCGCCCGCCTGACCTACTAG
- a CDS encoding YrhK family protein produces the protein MNFDTEKHGEVYGNYQKLYDGVDAAAAVAFVVGSALFFSEATQTAATWLFLIGSVFFAIRPCVHLARDFHMARLPQSGEAQGK, from the coding sequence ATGAATTTCGACACCGAGAAGCATGGTGAGGTCTATGGAAACTATCAGAAGCTCTATGACGGCGTAGATGCGGCCGCGGCTGTCGCTTTCGTGGTTGGCTCTGCCCTGTTCTTCAGTGAGGCCACACAGACCGCAGCGACATGGCTTTTTCTGATCGGCTCGGTCTTTTTTGCGATCAGGCCTTGCGTCCATCTCGCGCGTGATTTCCACATGGCCAGATTACCGCAAAGCGGCGAAGCACAGGGAAAGTAA
- a CDS encoding DUF2891 domain-containing protein, producing MLNASFKTFLAAAALCALPAHAMPEESETGMSETTDATLSLSDRFARLALDCVHREYPNKISHVMQSDEDARTPRELTPAFYGCFDWHSSVHGHWLLVRTLNTAPDSTLKDEIRTKLAQSFTPENIEGELAYYQGADRASFERPYGIAWFLQLIAELEESDDPQLAEWRETLRPLEAEIVANMMDWLPKLSYPIRLGTHNQTAFAFGLMLDYARTVGDDALEEALTDKISSFHLEDVNCPIGYEPSGEDFLSPCLMEADLMRRILEPQEFAAWLSGFLPDLPEDGSADWLAPGIVLDPSDGKLVHLDGVNLSRAWALEGMAAGLPADDPRRAGLLAAAEVHKEAGIVAVSDEHYSGSHWLASFATYLETRRGLTGAGSAD from the coding sequence GTGCTCAATGCTTCTTTCAAGACATTTCTCGCCGCTGCGGCGCTATGCGCCCTGCCCGCCCACGCCATGCCTGAAGAGAGCGAGACCGGCATGAGCGAGACCACAGATGCCACGCTGTCCCTGTCCGACCGGTTTGCACGTCTTGCGCTGGACTGCGTGCACCGCGAATACCCGAACAAGATCAGTCACGTCATGCAGTCGGACGAAGATGCCCGCACGCCGCGCGAACTGACGCCCGCCTTCTATGGCTGCTTTGACTGGCACTCGTCGGTGCATGGCCACTGGCTTCTGGTGCGCACGCTGAACACCGCCCCGGACAGCACGCTCAAAGACGAAATCCGCACCAAGCTGGCGCAGAGCTTTACGCCAGAAAACATCGAAGGTGAGCTTGCCTATTATCAGGGTGCGGACCGGGCCTCATTCGAGCGGCCCTACGGCATTGCGTGGTTCCTGCAGCTGATCGCAGAGCTGGAAGAGAGCGACGACCCGCAGCTTGCTGAATGGCGCGAGACGCTGCGCCCGCTCGAAGCCGAGATCGTCGCCAATATGATGGACTGGCTTCCGAAGCTCTCCTACCCGATCCGGCTTGGCACGCATAACCAGACCGCTTTCGCCTTTGGCCTGATGCTGGATTACGCCCGCACCGTTGGCGACGACGCGCTGGAAGAGGCACTGACCGACAAGATCAGCAGCTTCCATCTGGAAGATGTCAACTGCCCCATCGGCTATGAGCCGTCAGGTGAGGATTTCCTGTCGCCGTGCCTCATGGAAGCTGACCTGATGCGCCGCATTCTGGAGCCGCAGGAATTTGCCGCCTGGCTTTCAGGCTTCCTGCCAGACCTGCCCGAGGACGGCAGCGCAGACTGGCTCGCGCCTGGCATCGTGCTGGACCCGTCCGATGGCAAGCTGGTGCATCTGGACGGGGTAAACCTGTCGCGGGCATGGGCGCTTGAGGGCATGGCGGCTGGCCTGCCAGCAGATGACCCGAGACGTGCTGGTCTGCTGGCCGCCGCCGAGGTTCACAAGGAAGCCGGCATCGTCGCCGTTTCAGATGAGCACTATTCAGGCAGCCACTGGCTGGCGAGCTTTGCGACCTATCTGGAAACGCGCCGGGGCCTGACCGGGGCTGGCAGCGCCGACTGA
- a CDS encoding helix-turn-helix transcriptional regulator — protein sequence MSDKIHNRIGMLRAEKGLSRKALADAIEVNYQTIGYLERGDYNPSLELALKLADFFELPVEMIFSRRPFPTLSEQLVKLQQGG from the coding sequence ATGAGCGATAAGATACACAACCGAATTGGGATGCTGAGAGCTGAAAAGGGCTTGTCCCGTAAGGCCCTGGCGGACGCCATTGAGGTGAATTACCAGACGATCGGCTATCTGGAGCGGGGGGATTACAACCCCAGCCTGGAGCTCGCCCTGAAGCTGGCAGACTTCTTCGAACTACCGGTGGAGATGATTTTCTCGCGCCGGCCTTTCCCCACACTTTCAGAGCAACTGGTCAAACTTCAGCAAGGAGGCTGA
- a CDS encoding aldehyde dehydrogenase family protein has protein sequence MQDYLKFYINGEWVDPETPRTLEVENPATEEPFARISLGSEADVDKAVAAAKAAFESFSQTSVEFRAELLEKIAAGIQERASDMAKAISDEMGAPMWLASAAQVPAGMGHYMTAAKILREYQWEEERGATLIRKEPIGVCGFITPWNWPQNQIACKVAPAIATGCTMVLKPSEIAPLDAMIVAEIFHDAGVPPGVFNLVNGDGPGVGAYMSQHPGIDMMSFTGSTRAGVLVSQAAAPTVKRVALELGGKSPNIVLPDADLKKAVAGGVMQMMTNTGQSCNAPSRMLVQKDQQEEAIAIAKATAEQVKVGAGDEAPRGAMGPIANGNQWNKVQDLIQKGIDEGATLVTGGTGRPEGFNKGYFTKPTVFANVTNDMTIAREEIFGPVLCILPYETEEDAIRIANDTVYGLSSYVQSSDLNHARKVGNQIRAGNVHINGAGPDFATGAFGGYKQSGIGREWGDYGFEEFLEVKTVFGNAPA, from the coding sequence ATGCAGGACTATCTCAAATTCTATATCAATGGCGAATGGGTCGACCCGGAAACGCCGCGCACCCTCGAGGTTGAGAACCCGGCCACAGAAGAGCCGTTTGCCCGCATCTCGCTCGGCTCAGAAGCCGATGTGGACAAGGCCGTCGCTGCCGCGAAAGCCGCATTCGAATCCTTCTCGCAGACCTCTGTCGAATTCCGCGCAGAACTTCTGGAAAAGATCGCCGCGGGCATCCAGGAACGCGCCAGCGACATGGCAAAGGCGATCTCTGACGAGATGGGCGCGCCAATGTGGCTCGCGAGTGCCGCCCAGGTGCCAGCCGGCATGGGTCACTACATGACCGCCGCGAAAATCCTGCGCGAATATCAGTGGGAAGAAGAGCGCGGCGCGACCCTGATCCGCAAGGAGCCAATCGGCGTCTGCGGTTTCATCACCCCATGGAACTGGCCGCAAAACCAGATCGCCTGTAAGGTTGCGCCTGCAATCGCAACGGGTTGCACCATGGTGCTTAAGCCTTCTGAAATCGCACCGCTCGACGCGATGATTGTTGCAGAAATCTTCCATGACGCAGGCGTGCCACCGGGCGTCTTCAACCTCGTCAATGGCGATGGCCCAGGCGTTGGTGCCTACATGTCCCAGCACCCTGGCATCGACATGATGAGCTTCACCGGTTCGACCCGCGCAGGCGTTCTCGTCAGTCAGGCCGCTGCCCCGACCGTCAAGCGCGTCGCGCTGGAACTCGGCGGCAAGTCCCCGAACATCGTCCTGCCGGATGCGGACCTGAAAAAGGCTGTCGCTGGCGGCGTCATGCAGATGATGACCAATACCGGCCAGTCCTGTAATGCGCCGTCGCGCATGCTCGTCCAGAAGGACCAGCAGGAAGAGGCGATCGCGATTGCCAAGGCCACCGCGGAGCAGGTCAAGGTTGGCGCAGGTGACGAAGCTCCTCGCGGTGCGATGGGCCCGATCGCCAATGGCAACCAGTGGAACAAGGTGCAGGACCTGATCCAGAAGGGCATCGACGAAGGCGCAACCCTCGTCACCGGTGGTACCGGCCGTCCGGAAGGCTTCAACAAGGGCTACTTCACCAAGCCGACTGTCTTTGCGAACGTCACCAATGACATGACGATTGCCCGCGAAGAAATCTTCGGCCCGGTTCTCTGCATCCTGCCTTACGAGACCGAGGAAGACGCGATCCGCATTGCAAACGACACCGTCTACGGCCTGTCGTCCTATGTGCAGTCGTCGGACCTCAACCATGCCCGCAAGGTCGGCAACCAGATCCGTGCAGGTAACGTCCACATCAATGGCGCAGGTCCTGACTTCGCGACCGGCGCATTCGGCGGCTACAAGCAGTCGGGTATCGGCCGTGAGTGGGGCGATTATGGCTTTGAGGAATTCCTCGAAGTGAAAACGGTCTTTGGCAACGCGCCAGCCTAA